The following coding sequences lie in one Cygnus olor isolate bCygOlo1 chromosome 8, bCygOlo1.pri.v2, whole genome shotgun sequence genomic window:
- the LRRC41 gene encoding leucine-rich repeat-containing protein 41 isoform X3: MSRFCCPLKGFALERAAAPGRCWRLCISVCRARDRGMALNITCWRKKFLETFFSNVLHGVLDVSSDWRLNDHHFSPLLHSSPHVTQLTLCNMLQGAVELTAEHNQKVLENLASSLRILKFQHLLSSDQSIRRSLVLLLHRLIHHGSVSQVSMYSWPVPDTVLLVLILSMSAGFWRSGNALAYHSSPCGLCREEGNTQSQESTREQPEREWSDGENLKGSCRALKEADMQVEVNGWGAGPGQNSGLSGLSFPLQNQAYEEASSKVSCDHTSIQGESSPPCCSEQLSCRPVLRKSRRRLKSAVGKKRRCLRRSRGLCADPDDLYDFVFTVAREDNSVLFDKNSITEGENTGNWTSSSTGSPCSGNAGCKKRGGSAGIFSLKAAHRFRSVSTLELFSIPLTGDTCRTLSKLLSSWVSLENLVLSYNGLGANIFCILSGLRALSQHPDCHLHVVRVSDVFSHMPCMELVRCILSAFPQLHTLSVSFDLKNQLEGNRPEGNPSCSDAEIPESCLEQLEIRFPREPLHTMFLLPVLKASKSLQQLSLDSAALPSSQELGLLLQALKECNPSLKKLSFHDVNLADHQKEVLLLLQDPILQEITFSFCRLFESCTTEFLTEIINTVKRNSSLKSLRLPGNRLGNHRLVALADIFSEDSSSSLCQLDVSSNCIKPDGLLEFTKKLEGHIQQRGGQIQFTHLRLFQNWLDQDAETAQEALRRLKALCSVVNDSWDSSQAFADYISVM, encoded by the exons AGTTCCTTGAAACATTCTTCTCAAACGTCCTTCATGGTGTCTTGGATGTTTCCTCTGACTGGCGTCTCAACGACCATCATTTTTCACCGCTGCTCCACAGTTCACCACACGTTACGCAGCTTACTCTGTGCAACATGCTGCAGGGCGCCGTGGAGCTCACTGCTGAGCACAACCAAAAAGTGCTCGAGAACCTGGCCAGCTCCCTGCGGATCCTGAAGTTCCAGCACCTCCTCTCCTCAGACCAGTCCATCAGGCGTTCGCTGGTTTTGCTTCTTCACCGGCTGATTCACCACGGCTCGGTCAGCCAGGTGTCCATGTATTCCTGGCCTGTTCCTGATACGGTTCTTCTCGTTCTCATTTTGAGCATGAGTGCTGGGTTTTGGCGGTCAGGAAATGCTCTTGCGTATCACAGCAGCCCATGTGGCCTTTGCAGAGAGGAGGGAAATACCCAAAGCCAAGAGTCAACACGAGAGCAACCAGAGAGGGAGTGGAGCGATGGGGAGAACCTGAAGGGATCCTGCAGGGCTCTGAAGGAGGCTGATATGCAGGTGGAGGTGAACGGATGGGGGGCTGGCCCTGGCCAGAACTCTGGCCTCTCCGGACTGagctttcctctgcaaaacCAAGCATATGAGGAGGCAAGCAGCAAGGTGTCCTGTGACCATACCAGCATTCAAGGAGAGTCTTCTCCCCCTTGCTGCTCAGAACAGCTGTCCTGTCGCCCGGTTCTTCGAAAGTCACGCAGACGGCTGAAATCTGCAGTAGGGAAGAAACGCCGCTGTCTCAGACGCAGCAGAGGACTCTGTGCTGACCCGGATGACCtgtatgattttgtttttactgttgcTAGAGAAGACAATTCAGTACTGTTTGACAAAAACAGCATcacagagggagaaaacacTGGTAATTGGACTAGTTCCTCCACTGGATCTCCATGCTCTGGTAATGCTGGCTGTAAGAAAAGAGGAGGATCTGCTGGGatcttttctctgaaagctgCTCACCGCTTCCGAAGTGTGTCCACGCTTGAATTGTTCTCCATTCCTTTGACTGGGGACACGTGTCGGACTCTGAGTAAACTGCTAAGCTCCTGGGTGTCTTTAGAAAACCTGGTTCTGTCTTACAACG GCCTGGGTGCGAACATCTTCTGCATCCTCTCGGGGCTCCGGGCCCTCTCCCAACACCCGGACTGCCACCTCCACGTGGTGCGCGTGAGCGACGTCTTCTCCCACATGCCCTGCATGGAGCTTGTTCGCTGCATCCTGAGCGCCTTTCCCCAGCTCCACACGCTCTCGGTCAGCTTCGACCTCAAAAACCAGCTGGAGGGGAATAGGCCAGAGGGGAATCCAAGCTGCAGTGATGCAGAAATCCCAG agagctgcctggagcagctggagatCCGATTCCCCAGGGAACCTCTGCACACCATGTTCCTGCTGCCAGTGCTTAAGGCATCAAAGTCCCTCCAGCAGTTGTCCCTTGACAGCGCCGCACTGCCCTCTTCCCAGGAGCTCGGGCTCCTTTTGCAGGCACTTAAAG agtgCAATCCAAGCTTGAAGAAGCTGAGCTTTCATGATGTGAACCTGGCTGACCACCAGAAAGAAgttctgcttttgcttcaggATCCCATCTTGCAAG AAATCACATTCTCTTTCTGCCGGCTGTTTGAAAGCTGCACTACTGAGTTTCTGACGGAAATAATCAATACAGTGAAGAGAAATTCATCTTTGAAGAGCCTCAGACTGCCTGGGAATCGCCTTG GGAATCACAGGCTGGTTGCCCTGGCAgacattttctctgaagattcctcctcttctctttgccAGCTGGATGTCAG CTCAAACTGCATTAAACCTGATGGGCTCCTGGAATTCACCAAGAAGCTAGAAGGCCACATCCAGCAGAGAGGGGGACAGATTCAATTCACCCACCTCCGCCTCTTTCAAAATTGGCTGGACCAGGATGCTGAGACAGCTCAAGAAGCACTTCGGCGTCTCAAAGCATTGTGCAGCGTGGTCAATGACTCGTGGGACTCTTCCCAGGCCTTTGCTGACTACATCAGTGTCATGTGA
- the RAD54L gene encoding DNA repair and recombination protein RAD54-like: MRRSLAPSQLAKRKAGCGEEDWHPAPPATQKRRKAGSETESGECYRSPFRKPLAQLTNGPRCLDSSQHEAFIRSILSKPFRIPIPNYKGPTGLRALGIKRAGLRSPLHDPFEEGALVLYEPPLLSAHEQLKIDKDKVPVHVVVDPVLSRVLRPHQREGVKFLWECVTSRRIPGSHGCIMADEMGLGKTLQCITLMWTLLRQSPDCKPEIEKAMVVSPSSLVRNWYNEVEKWLGGRIQPLAIDGGSKEEIDRKLVGFMNQRGVRVPSPILIISYETFRLHAEALQKGSVGLVICDEGHRLKNSENQTYQALNSLNTPRRVLISGTPIQNDLLEYFSLVHFVNSGILGTAQEFKRHFELPILKGRDADASDAERQKGEERLKELISIVNRCLIRRTSDILSKYLPVKIEQVVCCRLTPLQAELYKNFLKQAKPVEELKEGKINVSSLSSITSLKKLCNHPALIYDKCVEEEEGFMGALDLFPAGYSTKSVEPQLSGKMLVLDYILAVTKSTSNDKVVLVSNYTQTLDLFEKLCRNRRYLYVRLDGTMSIKKRAKVVERFNSPSSPEFIFMLSSKAGGCGLNLIGANRLVMFDPDWNPANDEQAMARVWRDGQKKTCYIYRLLSTGTIEEKIFQRQTHKKALSSCVVDEEQDVERHFSLGELKELFTLNETTTSDTHDKIKCRRCVNGHQVRPPPEGSDCTSDLSQWNHCADKRGLQDSVLKAAWDAAVTFTFHHHSHEEQRGIP; the protein is encoded by the exons ATG CGCAGGAGCCTGGCCCCCAGCCAGCTGGCCAAGAGGAAGGCGGGCTGCGGGGAGGAAGACTGGCACCCGGCCCCGCCGGCG actcaGAAGAGACGGAAGGCTGGCAGCGAGACAGAGAGTGGGGAATGCTACAGGTCGCCCTTCCGTAAGCCCCTGGCTCAGCTGACCAACGGGCCCCGCTGCCTGGATAGCAGTCAGCAT GAGGCTTTTATCCGCAGCATTTTATCCAAACCCTTCAGAATCCCCATCCCAAATTATAAAG ggCCAACGGGCTTGCGGGCGCTGGGTATCAAACGGGCCGGGCTGAGGAGTCCTCTCCATGACCCTTTTGAGGAAGGAGCTCTGGTTCTGTATGAGCCCCCACTGCTGAGTGCCCACGAACAGCTGAAAATAGACAA AGACAAAGTACCTGTCCATGTTGTGGTGGACCCTGTCCTCAGCCGTGTTTTACGGCCTCATCAGAGAGAA GGAGTGAAATTCCTCTGGGAGTGCGTGACGAGCCGGCGGATCCCCGGGAGTCATGGCTGTATCATGGCAGACGAGATGGGGCTGGGCAAAACCCTGCAGTGCATCACTCTCATGTGGACGCTTCTCCGGCAAAGTCCAGACTGCAAGCCTGAAATTGAGAAAGCCATGGTGGTGTCTCCCTCCAGCCTGGTGAGAAACTGGTACAATGAAGTAGAGAAATGGCTGGGGGGAAGGATCCAGCCACTGGCCATTGACGGAGGCTCCAAAGAAGAGATTGACCGTAAACTAg TTGGCTTTATGAACCAGCGTGGTGTGCGAGTGCCTTCACCCATCCTGATCATCTCCTATGAGACCTTCCGACTTCACGCTGAGGCACTACAGAAGGGCAGTGTTGGGCTGGTCATATGTGACGAG GGCCATAGACTGAAGAACTCTGAAAACCAAACATACCAGGCTCTCAACAGCTTAAATACGCCTCGGCGAGTCCTCATCTCAGGCACCCCCATTCAGAATGACTTGCTTGAATATTTCAGCCTGGTGCATTTTGTCAATTCTGGCATCCTag GGACTGCACAGgaatttaaaagacattttgaattACCCATCTTGAAAGGCAGAGATGCAGATGCGAGTGATGCTGAGCgacaaaaaggagaagagaggctTAAGGAGCTGATCAGCATTGTGAACAG GTGTTTAATCCGAAGGACTTCGGACATTCTCTCCAAATACCTGCCAGTGAAGATAGAGCAGGTGGTCTGCTGCAG GCTGACACCTCTGCAGGCTGAGCTTTACAAGAACTTCCTGAAGCAAGCCAAGCCAGTGGAGGAGCTGAAGGAGGGCAAGATCAACGTGTCATCTCTCTCTTCTATCACTTCCCTGAAGAAACTCTGCAATC ACCCTGCCCTTATTTATGATAAGTGtgtggaagaagaagaaggattTATGGGAGCCTTGGATTTGTTCCCTGCTGGCTACAGCACCAAATCTGTGGAGCCCCAGCTTTCAG GAAAGATGCTGGTTTTGGACTACATCCTTGCTGTTACAAAAAGCACCAGTAATGACAAGGTGGTTTTAGTGTCTAACTACACTCAGACACTGGACCTATTTGAAAAGCTCTGCAGGAACAGAAG GTATTTATACGTCCGGCTGGATGGTACCATGTCCATTAAAAAGAGAGCGAAGGTCGTGGAGCGATTTAACAGCCCCTCA aGCCCTGAGTTTATCTTCATGCTAAGCAGCAAAGCAGGTGGCTGCGGTTTGAATTTGATCGGGGCTAACAGGCTGGTTATGTTTGACCCAGACTGGAATCCAGCTAACGATGAACAGGCCATGGCTCGTGTGTGGCGGGATGGCCAGAAGAAGACATGCTACATCTATCGACTGCTTTCA acAGGGACCATAGAGGAGAAGATATTCCAGCGCCAGACCCACAAGAAGGCACTCAGCAGCTGCGTGGTGGATGAGGAGCAGGATGTGGAAAGGCACTTCTCACTCGGGGAGCTCAAGGAGCTGTTCACGTTGAATGAGACCACCACCAGTGACACCCATGACAA GATCAAGTGTCGTCGCTGTGTGAATGGCCACCAGGTCCGGCCCCCTCCTGAAGGGTCTGACTGTACCTCTGACCTCTCCCAGTGGAACCACTGCGCTGACAAGCGGGGGCTGCAGGACTCTGTGCTGAAGGCTGCGTGGGATGCTGCTGTCACGTTCACCTTTCATCACCACTCCCATGAGGAGCAGCGAGGGATTCCCTAA
- the LRRC41 gene encoding leucine-rich repeat-containing protein 41 isoform X4: MLQGAVELTAEHNQKVLENLASSLRILKFQHLLSSDQSIRRSLVLLLHRLIHHGSVSQVSMYSWPVPDTVLLVLILSMSAGFWRSGNALAYHSSPCGLCREEGNTQSQESTREQPEREWSDGENLKGSCRALKEADMQVEVNGWGAGPGQNSGLSGLSFPLQNQAYEEASSKVSCDHTSIQGESSPPCCSEQLSCRPVLRKSRRRLKSAVGKKRRCLRRSRGLCADPDDLYDFVFTVAREDNSVLFDKNSITEGENTGNWTSSSTGSPCSGNAGCKKRGGSAGIFSLKAAHRFRSVSTLELFSIPLTGDTCRTLSKLLSSWVSLENLVLSYNGLGANIFCILSGLRALSQHPDCHLHVVRVSDVFSHMPCMELVRCILSAFPQLHTLSVSFDLKNQLEGNRPEGNPSCSDAEIPESCLEQLEIRFPREPLHTMFLLPVLKASKSLQQLSLDSAALPSSQELGLLLQALKECNPSLKKLSFHDVNLADHQKEVLLLLQDPILQEITFSFCRLFESCTTEFLTEIINTVKRNSSLKSLRLPGNRLGNHRLVALADIFSEDSSSSLCQLDVSSNCIKPDGLLEFTKKLEGHIQQRGGQIQFTHLRLFQNWLDQDAETAQEALRRLKALCSVVNDSWDSSQAFADYISVM, translated from the exons ATGCTGCAGGGCGCCGTGGAGCTCACTGCTGAGCACAACCAAAAAGTGCTCGAGAACCTGGCCAGCTCCCTGCGGATCCTGAAGTTCCAGCACCTCCTCTCCTCAGACCAGTCCATCAGGCGTTCGCTGGTTTTGCTTCTTCACCGGCTGATTCACCACGGCTCGGTCAGCCAGGTGTCCATGTATTCCTGGCCTGTTCCTGATACGGTTCTTCTCGTTCTCATTTTGAGCATGAGTGCTGGGTTTTGGCGGTCAGGAAATGCTCTTGCGTATCACAGCAGCCCATGTGGCCTTTGCAGAGAGGAGGGAAATACCCAAAGCCAAGAGTCAACACGAGAGCAACCAGAGAGGGAGTGGAGCGATGGGGAGAACCTGAAGGGATCCTGCAGGGCTCTGAAGGAGGCTGATATGCAGGTGGAGGTGAACGGATGGGGGGCTGGCCCTGGCCAGAACTCTGGCCTCTCCGGACTGagctttcctctgcaaaacCAAGCATATGAGGAGGCAAGCAGCAAGGTGTCCTGTGACCATACCAGCATTCAAGGAGAGTCTTCTCCCCCTTGCTGCTCAGAACAGCTGTCCTGTCGCCCGGTTCTTCGAAAGTCACGCAGACGGCTGAAATCTGCAGTAGGGAAGAAACGCCGCTGTCTCAGACGCAGCAGAGGACTCTGTGCTGACCCGGATGACCtgtatgattttgtttttactgttgcTAGAGAAGACAATTCAGTACTGTTTGACAAAAACAGCATcacagagggagaaaacacTGGTAATTGGACTAGTTCCTCCACTGGATCTCCATGCTCTGGTAATGCTGGCTGTAAGAAAAGAGGAGGATCTGCTGGGatcttttctctgaaagctgCTCACCGCTTCCGAAGTGTGTCCACGCTTGAATTGTTCTCCATTCCTTTGACTGGGGACACGTGTCGGACTCTGAGTAAACTGCTAAGCTCCTGGGTGTCTTTAGAAAACCTGGTTCTGTCTTACAACG GCCTGGGTGCGAACATCTTCTGCATCCTCTCGGGGCTCCGGGCCCTCTCCCAACACCCGGACTGCCACCTCCACGTGGTGCGCGTGAGCGACGTCTTCTCCCACATGCCCTGCATGGAGCTTGTTCGCTGCATCCTGAGCGCCTTTCCCCAGCTCCACACGCTCTCGGTCAGCTTCGACCTCAAAAACCAGCTGGAGGGGAATAGGCCAGAGGGGAATCCAAGCTGCAGTGATGCAGAAATCCCAG agagctgcctggagcagctggagatCCGATTCCCCAGGGAACCTCTGCACACCATGTTCCTGCTGCCAGTGCTTAAGGCATCAAAGTCCCTCCAGCAGTTGTCCCTTGACAGCGCCGCACTGCCCTCTTCCCAGGAGCTCGGGCTCCTTTTGCAGGCACTTAAAG agtgCAATCCAAGCTTGAAGAAGCTGAGCTTTCATGATGTGAACCTGGCTGACCACCAGAAAGAAgttctgcttttgcttcaggATCCCATCTTGCAAG AAATCACATTCTCTTTCTGCCGGCTGTTTGAAAGCTGCACTACTGAGTTTCTGACGGAAATAATCAATACAGTGAAGAGAAATTCATCTTTGAAGAGCCTCAGACTGCCTGGGAATCGCCTTG GGAATCACAGGCTGGTTGCCCTGGCAgacattttctctgaagattcctcctcttctctttgccAGCTGGATGTCAG CTCAAACTGCATTAAACCTGATGGGCTCCTGGAATTCACCAAGAAGCTAGAAGGCCACATCCAGCAGAGAGGGGGACAGATTCAATTCACCCACCTCCGCCTCTTTCAAAATTGGCTGGACCAGGATGCTGAGACAGCTCAAGAAGCACTTCGGCGTCTCAAAGCATTGTGCAGCGTGGTCAATGACTCGTGGGACTCTTCCCAGGCCTTTGCTGACTACATCAGTGTCATGTGA